Proteins encoded within one genomic window of Empedobacter falsenii:
- a CDS encoding cytochrome ubiquinol oxidase subunit I, with protein MDDFIAARSQMAMSLAFHIVFSCVGMVMPFMMAIAHYKYLKTKNEIYKGLTKAWSKGVAILFATGAVSGTMLSFELGLLFPKFMEHAGPIFGMPFSLEGTAFFIEAIALGFFLYGWDKFNKWFHWICGVIVGISGLASGILVVAANAWMNSPSGFDFVNGEYLNIDPVKAMFNDAWFSQALHMTIAAFCATGFAVAGLHAYLILKGKNVNFHREAFKISSVLAITAAMLAPLSGDISAKDVAKRQPIKLAAMEAHFKTEESASFVLGGIVDESKEEIKYAIKVPGVLSFLVHSDFKTPVKGLEEFPKDEWPPVAVVHYAFQIMITFGMLMMGIAVIYLIAQFFKKDWRTKRWFYKLFMIATPFGYIALEAGWTVTEVGRQPWIIYGIMRTVDSITPMPGIQYSFYIFTFVFITLSIILVFLMNRQIQMVAKLYDPEDPNYKPEKH; from the coding sequence ATGGACGATTTTATTGCTGCCAGAAGTCAAATGGCGATGTCGCTTGCCTTTCACATTGTTTTTTCGTGTGTTGGAATGGTGATGCCTTTTATGATGGCAATTGCTCACTACAAATACCTCAAAACTAAAAACGAAATTTACAAAGGGTTAACCAAAGCTTGGAGTAAGGGAGTTGCGATTTTATTTGCTACGGGAGCAGTTTCTGGTACAATGCTTTCGTTTGAGTTAGGATTATTGTTTCCTAAATTTATGGAACACGCTGGACCAATTTTCGGAATGCCATTTTCGTTAGAAGGAACAGCTTTTTTTATTGAAGCAATTGCTTTAGGGTTTTTCCTTTATGGTTGGGACAAATTCAATAAATGGTTTCATTGGATTTGTGGTGTAATTGTAGGAATTAGCGGTTTAGCTTCAGGAATTTTGGTTGTTGCAGCAAATGCTTGGATGAATTCTCCGTCAGGTTTCGATTTTGTAAATGGCGAATATCTTAACATAGATCCTGTAAAAGCTATGTTCAACGATGCGTGGTTTTCACAAGCATTGCACATGACAATTGCAGCTTTTTGTGCGACTGGATTTGCGGTTGCGGGTTTACATGCTTATCTTATTTTGAAAGGTAAGAATGTAAATTTTCATCGCGAAGCATTCAAAATTAGTTCTGTTTTAGCAATTACAGCAGCAATGTTAGCACCTTTGAGTGGTGATATTTCAGCGAAAGATGTAGCAAAACGTCAACCGATTAAATTGGCTGCGATGGAAGCGCATTTCAAAACAGAAGAAAGTGCTTCATTTGTTTTGGGAGGAATTGTGGACGAATCAAAAGAGGAAATTAAATACGCAATAAAAGTTCCAGGTGTGTTGAGTTTCTTGGTTCATTCAGATTTCAAAACGCCTGTAAAAGGATTGGAAGAATTTCCGAAAGATGAGTGGCCGCCTGTGGCAGTTGTACACTATGCTTTTCAGATTATGATAACATTCGGAATGTTGATGATGGGAATAGCTGTGATTTATTTGATTGCGCAATTTTTTAAGAAAGATTGGCGAACAAAACGCTGGTTTTATAAATTGTTTATGATTGCGACACCTTTTGGATATATCGCTTTAGAAGCAGGTTGGACGGTAACAGAAGTTGGTCGTCAACCGTGGATTATTTACGGAATTATGCGAACGGTAGATTCCATCACGCCAATGCCAGGAATCCAATATTCGTTTTACATTTTCACGTTTGTATTCATCACATTGTCCATTATTTTGGTGTTCTTAATGAATCGACAAATACAAATGGTTGCGAAGCTTTATGATCCAGAAGATCCAAATTATAAACCAGAAAAACATTAA
- a CDS encoding cytochrome d ubiquinol oxidase subunit II: MIYVVIAFLWVAICLYLILGGADFGAGIVELFSEKSYKKRTQKIMYNSIGPIWEANHMWLIIAIVILFVGFPKVYADVSNYLHIPLVIMLLGIIARGTSFTFRNYDAINDKWHNLYDVIFTYSSVVTPLFLGIIAGSIVSGSIDDNALSFQDAYIFSWLSWFNFSVGIFTVVICAFLASVYSIQTVKNEEDKVILRKRAKIYTALIFVAGALVFAVSLWKNIPLFSWITSEIYGYIAIAIASISIVLLLSALNKAKDSLLKVYAGIIVMMILFAASYSHFPNLVLFKDGSTLSLLKDYGAMSTINMLAWALLLGSIFILPFLFYLIYSFNQKQKI; the protein is encoded by the coding sequence ATGATTTACGTAGTAATAGCATTTTTGTGGGTTGCCATCTGTTTATATTTAATTTTAGGTGGAGCAGATTTCGGTGCTGGAATTGTCGAATTATTCTCTGAAAAGAGTTACAAAAAACGTACGCAGAAGATTATGTACAATTCGATTGGACCAATTTGGGAAGCAAATCATATGTGGTTAATTATTGCCATTGTGATTTTGTTTGTCGGTTTTCCTAAGGTTTATGCAGATGTTTCTAATTATTTACATATTCCGTTGGTGATTATGTTGTTGGGAATCATAGCGCGTGGAACATCGTTTACGTTCAGAAATTATGATGCAATCAACGATAAATGGCACAATTTGTATGATGTCATTTTTACTTATTCAAGTGTTGTAACACCTTTGTTTTTGGGTATAATAGCAGGATCTATCGTTTCGGGAAGTATTGATGACAATGCACTTTCCTTTCAAGATGCGTATATATTTTCGTGGTTAAGTTGGTTTAATTTTTCGGTCGGAATTTTCACTGTTGTGATTTGTGCTTTCTTGGCTTCGGTTTATTCCATTCAAACTGTTAAAAACGAAGAAGATAAAGTGATTTTGAGAAAACGTGCTAAGATTTATACAGCTTTAATTTTTGTTGCTGGAGCATTGGTATTTGCTGTTTCACTTTGGAAAAACATTCCATTATTTAGTTGGATAACATCAGAAATTTACGGTTATATCGCAATCGCAATTGCTTCAATCTCGATTGTATTATTACTTTCTGCCTTAAATAAAGCGAAAGATTCTCTTTTGAAGGTTTATGCAGGAATAATTGTGATGATGATTTTGTTTGCAGCATCTTATTCACACTTTCCAAATTTAGTATTATTCAAAGATGGTTCAACATTATCTTTATTGAAAGATTATGGTGCAATGAGCACAATAAATATGTTAGCTTGGGCATTATTACTCGGTTCGATATTTATTTTACCATTTCTATTTTACTTGATTTATTCGTTCAATCAGAAGCAAAAAATATAA
- a CDS encoding GTP-binding protein, with protein MKNRLPVTVLSGFLGSGKTTLLNHILHNKKGLKVAVIVNDMGAVNIDAQMVSRENDLIQTDEKLVELSNGCVCCELREDLIVEIEKLAQSGKYDYLVIESSGISDPGPIAQSLDFVSPDGKIDLPKVARLDTLVTVVDAYNFFKNLGTDEDVFDRGFTENREDNRPIVNLLIDQIEFSNVIILNKMDLVEEETLMNIEAFVTKLNPSAKIIPASFSHVELTEILNTNLFDFEKIQDMDAWVKLLEEQEKEEHHHHHHDHDHECGEHCTHEHHDHLEEKYGMTSFVYRQKIPFHAERFLTYLNDNFPATIYRSKGLFWLANRPDEAIFLSQAGGSIRIDPAGAWWCSMPYDERIQFAAYQFNQKTIDAKWSKEWGDRMIELVFIGQGLDKEKVTQELNSCLLNEQEIAEWQAKHN; from the coding sequence ATGAAAAATAGACTACCTGTAACGGTACTTTCTGGATTTCTTGGAAGCGGAAAAACAACACTTCTTAATCATATATTACACAACAAAAAAGGGCTAAAAGTAGCAGTTATCGTAAACGATATGGGTGCGGTAAATATTGATGCGCAAATGGTTTCACGTGAAAATGATTTAATTCAAACGGATGAAAAATTGGTTGAATTGAGTAATGGTTGCGTTTGTTGTGAATTACGAGAGGATTTGATTGTAGAAATCGAGAAGTTAGCACAATCAGGGAAATATGATTATTTGGTTATCGAAAGTTCTGGTATTTCTGATCCAGGTCCTATTGCGCAATCATTAGATTTTGTTTCGCCTGATGGTAAAATTGATTTGCCAAAAGTTGCACGTTTAGACACGTTGGTAACAGTAGTTGACGCTTATAATTTCTTCAAAAATTTAGGAACTGATGAAGATGTTTTTGATCGTGGTTTTACAGAAAACAGAGAAGATAATCGTCCGATTGTGAATCTTTTAATCGATCAAATTGAATTTTCGAATGTGATTATTCTAAATAAAATGGATTTGGTTGAAGAAGAAACGTTGATGAATATTGAAGCGTTTGTGACTAAATTAAATCCTTCTGCTAAAATAATTCCTGCAAGTTTTTCTCACGTTGAATTAACTGAAATTTTGAACACCAATCTATTCGATTTTGAGAAAATTCAGGATATGGATGCTTGGGTAAAATTATTAGAAGAGCAAGAAAAAGAGGAACATCACCATCATCATCACGACCATGATCACGAATGTGGTGAACATTGTACGCACGAACACCACGATCATTTGGAAGAAAAATATGGAATGACTTCTTTTGTTTACAGACAAAAAATTCCATTTCATGCAGAACGTTTTTTAACGTATTTGAATGATAATTTCCCTGCAACTATTTACCGTTCGAAAGGTTTATTTTGGTTAGCAAATCGTCCTGATGAAGCTATATTCTTGAGTCAAGCTGGTGGTAGTATCCGAATTGATCCTGCGGGGGCTTGGTGGTGCTCGATGCCATATGACGAAAGAATTCAGTTTGCAGCGTATCAATTTAATCAAAAAACGATTGATGCAAAATGGTCGAAAGAATGGGGAGATCGAATGATAGAACTTGTTTTTATTGGACAAGGTTTGGATAAAGAAAAAGTTACACAAGAATTAAATTCTTGTTTGCTAAATGAGCAAGAAATTGCAGAATGGCAAGCAAAACATAATTAA
- a CDS encoding metallophosphoesterase — protein sequence MLLWLLVLGNFGYNLIFFDRNVGQTQMTMWATGLFMLFGFPRIILVLFFLIQDIFRGFGWLFNCATNHPTKEDSYLPSRRKFVMISGLTVASIPFFSLIYGMTLGKYNFKVIKKKLAYQRLPKSFDGFKILHITDIHSGSLDNREKIEYAVDLINQQEFDILLFTGDIVNNFHWEMDKWYDVFSKIKQAPHGNFAVLGNHDYGEYSDWKTEEEKQDNFEKIKAIFPKIGMKLLLNENRFITKNGEKIALIGVQNWGTRFKKLGDIDVASNYVNAEDFKIVMSHDPSHWNEILKNHTKHFDLTLSGHTHGMQLGIEVPKIGLRWSPAQYVYPQWAGFYDFEGKIINVNRGFGYHFYPGRVGIWPEITLIELKSV from the coding sequence ATGCTTTTGTGGTTACTTGTTTTGGGTAATTTTGGATATAATCTAATCTTTTTTGATCGTAATGTCGGTCAAACACAAATGACAATGTGGGCAACAGGTTTGTTTATGTTGTTTGGTTTTCCTCGAATTATTTTGGTTCTATTTTTCTTGATTCAAGATATTTTTAGAGGATTTGGTTGGCTATTTAATTGTGCAACAAATCATCCAACAAAAGAAGATTCTTATTTACCTTCTCGCCGAAAATTTGTGATGATTTCTGGATTAACAGTGGCTTCAATACCTTTTTTTAGTTTGATTTATGGAATGACTTTAGGAAAATATAATTTCAAAGTAATCAAGAAAAAATTAGCGTATCAACGTTTACCAAAATCGTTTGATGGTTTCAAGATTTTACATATTACAGATATTCATTCGGGAAGTTTGGATAATCGTGAAAAGATAGAATATGCAGTCGATTTAATCAATCAACAAGAGTTTGATATATTGTTGTTTACGGGAGATATTGTGAATAATTTTCATTGGGAAATGGATAAATGGTACGATGTTTTTTCGAAAATAAAACAAGCGCCACACGGAAATTTTGCAGTGTTAGGAAATCATGATTATGGTGAATATTCGGATTGGAAAACGGAGGAAGAAAAACAAGATAATTTCGAGAAAATCAAAGCGATTTTCCCTAAGATTGGAATGAAATTATTATTGAATGAAAACCGATTTATTACAAAGAATGGTGAAAAAATTGCGTTAATTGGCGTTCAGAATTGGGGAACACGATTTAAGAAATTAGGAGATATTGATGTAGCTTCGAATTATGTAAATGCAGAAGATTTTAAGATTGTGATGTCACATGATCCTTCGCATTGGAATGAAATTTTGAAGAATCATACCAAACATTTTGACTTGACTTTGTCTGGACATACGCACGGAATGCAGTTGGGAATTGAAGTTCCGAAAATTGGTTTGCGTTGGAGTCCTGCGCAATATGTATATCCGCAATGGGCAGGATTTTATGATTTTGAAGGAAAGATCATCAATGTGAATAGAGGTTTTGGTTATCATTTTTATCCTGGAAGAGTTGGGATTTGGCCAGAAATCACGTTAATAGAATTGAAATCAGTATAA
- a CDS encoding GNAT family N-acetyltransferase, giving the protein MNEELIPLQVLKNESTSRFELNVDGYIAFIDYKQEDDIIKLIHTEVPEELGGRGVAAALVEKTLFYLEVHKNPLFPYCPYVYAYIKKHPEWKRIVHPKFPKYNEL; this is encoded by the coding sequence ATGAATGAAGAATTAATTCCTTTACAGGTTCTAAAAAATGAATCAACTTCGCGCTTTGAGTTGAATGTTGATGGATACATCGCTTTTATAGATTATAAACAAGAAGATGATATCATTAAATTGATTCATACCGAAGTTCCTGAAGAATTAGGAGGAAGAGGCGTTGCGGCTGCTTTGGTAGAAAAAACATTGTTTTATTTGGAGGTACATAAAAATCCTTTGTTTCCGTATTGTCCTTATGTGTATGCCTACATCAAAAAGCATCCGGAATGGAAACGAATTGTTCATCCTAAATTTCCGAAATATAACGAATTGTAA
- a CDS encoding dicarboxylate/amino acid:cation symporter produces the protein MKNNKLFIAIIIALLIGVALGGYVHYNTSPEFIKTFSTNIKLLGTVFIRLIQMIIAPLVFSTLVVGIAKMGDMKMVGRVGGRAMGWFITASLTSLVIGAIVINVMKPGEGLNIEIDSSSAQDLLKGQASLTLEHFITHMIPKSVFESFATNEILQIVVFSIFFGVAMAAYGKEGEMITKALDKISHIVLIMVGYIMWTAPLGVLGTISAAIATYGFGIFLLYVKYLIAFVIGILLLWAVLILVGYFILGKRVIDLLRHIKAPLLIAFSTTSSEAVFPKLVEELEKFGAQKKIISFTLPLGYSFNLDGSMMYMTFASLFIAQVYGIHMPIEKQILMLLVLMLTSKGVAGVPRASLIVVVATCSMFGIPPEGIALILPIDHFCDMARSMTNVLGNALSTVAVDKWEGHLAIEQTYTHDDDHHKA, from the coding sequence ATGAAAAACAATAAACTTTTTATAGCTATTATTATTGCCCTTCTTATCGGGGTTGCGCTTGGAGGATATGTACATTATAATACCTCGCCAGAATTTATTAAAACATTTTCGACTAACATAAAACTTCTTGGTACTGTTTTTATTCGTCTTATTCAGATGATTATTGCGCCTTTAGTTTTCTCAACTTTAGTAGTTGGTATTGCTAAAATGGGTGATATGAAAATGGTTGGACGAGTTGGTGGACGTGCAATGGGGTGGTTTATCACAGCTTCTCTTACTTCTTTGGTGATTGGTGCTATTGTTATCAATGTAATGAAACCTGGAGAAGGATTGAACATTGAGATCGATTCAAGTTCTGCTCAAGATTTATTAAAAGGTCAAGCTTCGCTTACATTAGAGCATTTCATTACACATATGATTCCTAAATCTGTTTTTGAATCATTTGCAACAAATGAAATCTTACAAATCGTTGTTTTCTCTATTTTCTTTGGTGTCGCGATGGCAGCTTACGGAAAAGAAGGAGAAATGATTACGAAAGCGTTAGACAAAATTTCGCATATCGTCTTAATCATGGTTGGATATATAATGTGGACTGCGCCATTAGGAGTTTTAGGAACTATTTCTGCTGCTATTGCAACGTACGGATTCGGTATATTCTTACTTTATGTTAAATATTTAATTGCATTTGTAATTGGTATTTTGCTTCTTTGGGCTGTTTTAATTTTGGTTGGATATTTCATCTTAGGAAAACGAGTAATCGACTTATTAAGACACATCAAAGCACCTTTACTAATTGCTTTCTCTACAACTTCATCAGAAGCTGTATTCCCAAAATTAGTTGAAGAATTAGAAAAATTTGGAGCTCAAAAGAAAATTATTTCGTTTACTTTACCGCTTGGATACTCCTTCAATTTAGATGGATCAATGATGTACATGACGTTCGCATCGCTATTTATCGCGCAAGTTTATGGAATTCACATGCCAATCGAGAAACAAATTTTGATGTTATTAGTCTTAATGCTTACTTCAAAAGGTGTTGCAGGTGTACCAAGAGCTTCATTAATTGTAGTGGTTGCAACTTGTTCGATGTTTGGAATTCCACCAGAAGGAATCGCATTGATTTTACCAATCGACCATTTCTGTGATATGGCACGTTCGATGACGAATGTTCTTGGAAATGCTTTATCGACTGTTGCAGTTGATAAATGGGAAGGACACCTCGCAATTGAGCAAACATATACACACGATGATGATCATCACAAAGCTTAA
- a CDS encoding PD-(D/E)XK nuclease family protein, with translation MAQFIENVVKDLVQNQKNFINTTLVLPGKRPMLFFKQEFQRQAQNIILPQMKSIEELMSELSGLEIISGINLWFKAYQAYKKIVDKPDSFEDFIKWGPTVLKDFDDIDASLQPAHKVLDYLVSVERISQWGDGKIEIGKNEIIQNHLTFWGIVSKLYFQLQQDLLDSKEGYAGMVFRIASEKVEEIVENRTSHYVFAGFNALTKAEQALIFRLEKENLATLYFDADKYYYENPNQEAGSFLRKYKEKIKPINWVVDEFSKPKNLQTIGVAKQVGQAKYIADLIRNLNEDEIKNTALILADESILPSILNSLPENITHLNISMGIPLRSVPLAQFFKSIFELQMNREKLGKGTMFYFKNVLQILENKTLSLFSTEESRKLIGDIRLQNRIFNSQNSIQNSLGESIFKSIFHIPKSITEFIHHLKNWTDDLLHHPSMNDLLMKEYLFFFKKVFNQLHENLLSVDDIKDYRTLFLLYNKIVSSETISFIGEPLKGLQLMGLLETRLLNFDNIIMTSVNDEILPLGRQNNTFIPYDIRKQMKLNTFTENDSIYAYHFYRLIQRAKNAYFVYDTEADGMGSGEKSRFLAQIKFESNHEVKETFAAPSFVTKPLKEIIVPKTDETMAKLQNWAEYGISPSSLSTYLRNPLDFYEQRVFNVNEVEEAEEIVSARTLGNIVHGALEDLYTPYIGHILHENDFKNIEKIKDKTLQEHFSKEYKDGHLDKGPNYLIYKIAERIVDGVLSKDTTTAKENEFVIRALESKHEVDFALTNGKIVKLKGVIDRIDSVNNQIRIIDYKTGYAKDISVKTEEIETVYQKEDKAKQLQLIFYAHLFYADKENLTKDIELCIYPIKFPNKELIKLSVDKNTTIDYSIVENSTAPMSTLIEEILNQEIPFKQPE, from the coding sequence ATGGCTCAATTCATAGAAAATGTTGTAAAAGATTTAGTCCAAAATCAAAAAAACTTTATCAACACCACTTTAGTTTTACCAGGAAAACGTCCCATGTTATTCTTCAAACAAGAATTTCAGCGTCAAGCGCAAAATATCATTCTTCCACAAATGAAAAGTATTGAAGAATTGATGAGCGAACTTTCTGGTTTAGAAATTATTTCTGGAATTAATCTATGGTTCAAAGCGTATCAAGCTTATAAAAAAATCGTTGACAAACCTGATTCTTTCGAAGATTTTATCAAATGGGGACCAACTGTTTTGAAAGATTTCGATGATATCGATGCTTCTTTGCAACCTGCGCATAAAGTTTTAGACTATTTGGTTTCAGTGGAACGAATTAGTCAATGGGGAGATGGAAAAATTGAGATTGGAAAAAATGAAATCATTCAAAATCACTTAACTTTTTGGGGAATTGTTTCAAAATTATATTTTCAATTGCAACAAGATCTGTTGGATTCAAAAGAAGGTTATGCTGGAATGGTTTTCAGAATTGCGAGCGAAAAAGTTGAAGAAATTGTTGAAAATAGAACTTCACATTATGTTTTTGCTGGATTTAATGCCTTAACAAAAGCAGAACAAGCGCTTATTTTTCGTTTAGAAAAAGAGAATCTAGCCACTTTATATTTTGATGCGGATAAATATTATTACGAAAATCCTAATCAAGAAGCGGGTTCTTTTCTTCGAAAATATAAAGAGAAAATAAAACCGATAAATTGGGTGGTTGATGAATTTTCGAAGCCAAAAAATTTGCAAACAATTGGTGTTGCAAAGCAAGTTGGACAAGCAAAATATATTGCAGATTTAATTAGAAATCTCAACGAAGATGAAATAAAAAATACGGCTTTGATTTTGGCTGATGAATCTATTTTACCTTCAATTCTTAATTCATTGCCCGAAAATATCACGCACCTTAATATTTCGATGGGAATTCCCTTGCGTTCGGTTCCATTAGCGCAGTTTTTCAAATCAATTTTTGAGTTGCAAATGAATCGGGAGAAGTTAGGAAAAGGGACCATGTTTTATTTCAAAAATGTCTTACAAATTCTTGAAAATAAAACATTATCTCTTTTTAGCACAGAAGAAAGTCGAAAATTAATTGGAGATATTCGATTACAAAATAGAATATTTAATTCTCAAAATTCGATTCAGAATTCGTTAGGAGAATCAATCTTTAAATCTATTTTTCATATTCCGAAAAGTATCACTGAATTTATTCATCATCTAAAAAATTGGACAGACGATTTATTGCATCATCCTTCGATGAACGATTTGTTGATGAAAGAATATTTATTCTTTTTCAAAAAAGTTTTCAATCAATTGCATGAAAATTTGTTGAGTGTTGATGATATCAAAGATTATAGAACCTTGTTTTTATTATACAATAAAATCGTTTCTTCTGAGACAATTTCCTTTATTGGAGAACCTTTGAAAGGTTTACAATTGATGGGATTATTGGAAACTCGTTTATTGAATTTCGATAATATTATCATGACTTCTGTGAATGATGAAATTTTACCTTTGGGACGACAAAACAATACATTTATTCCGTACGATATTCGTAAACAAATGAAATTGAATACTTTTACAGAAAATGATTCTATTTATGCTTATCACTTTTATCGTTTGATTCAGCGTGCGAAAAATGCTTATTTCGTGTATGATACCGAAGCTGACGGAATGGGCTCTGGAGAAAAATCTCGCTTTTTAGCTCAAATCAAATTTGAAAGTAATCACGAAGTGAAAGAAACTTTTGCTGCACCAAGTTTTGTCACAAAACCTTTGAAAGAAATCATTGTTCCAAAAACTGATGAAACAATGGCAAAGCTTCAAAATTGGGCTGAATATGGAATTTCACCTTCTTCACTTTCGACCTATTTACGCAATCCGTTAGATTTTTATGAGCAACGTGTTTTTAATGTAAATGAAGTCGAAGAAGCCGAAGAAATTGTAAGCGCAAGAACATTAGGAAATATTGTTCATGGTGCTTTGGAGGATTTGTATACGCCTTATATTGGACATATTTTGCATGAAAATGATTTCAAAAATATCGAAAAAATAAAAGATAAAACCTTACAAGAACATTTTAGCAAAGAATATAAAGATGGACATTTGGATAAAGGTCCAAATTATTTGATTTATAAAATTGCAGAACGAATTGTAGATGGCGTTTTGTCTAAAGATACGACTACAGCAAAGGAAAATGAATTTGTAATTCGAGCTTTGGAAAGCAAGCACGAAGTTGATTTTGCACTTACAAATGGCAAAATTGTAAAACTGAAAGGGGTAATTGACCGAATTGATTCTGTCAATAATCAAATCCGAATTATTGATTACAAAACTGGTTATGCGAAAGATATTTCGGTGAAAACCGAAGAAATAGAAACCGTTTACCAAAAAGAAGATAAAGCGAAACAATTACAATTAATTTTCTACGCACATTTATTTTATGCAGACAAAGAAAACTTAACTAAAGACATTGAATTGTGTATTTATCCAATCAAATTTCCAAATAAAGAATTAATTAAACTTTCGGTTGATAAAAACACCACCATCGATTATTCGATTGTCGAAAATTCTACAGCACCGATGTCAACATTAATCGAAGAGATTTTAAATCAAGAAATTCCGTTCAAACAACCAGAATAG
- a CDS encoding CheR family methyltransferase — protein sequence MLIEESIWIGEKINNLSSNSYPILNVGSSTKEYRTNRQSHIQKNIFSLVPNEAENVIHLDMKSADGVDLVGDLYDLAFLEEVKKYKVKCILFNNVLMYIDQEQRKKLCKILYEILEKDGYLIVTNSFIFPPAPDPVESYYRPNPSKLYQDLFQNFELEDAREITTGYSFYQQLKDKPRLIPIKLIRIFLPFYKFQDWRFMMKYYLKYFKRNYSASCLLLQKK from the coding sequence ATGCTAATTGAAGAATCAATTTGGATCGGAGAAAAAATAAATAATTTATCATCAAATTCATATCCAATTTTAAATGTAGGTAGTTCTACAAAAGAATACAGAACGAACCGACAAAGTCATATTCAGAAAAATATATTCAGTTTAGTTCCAAATGAAGCTGAAAATGTAATTCATCTAGATATGAAATCTGCTGATGGAGTAGATTTGGTAGGAGATTTATATGATTTAGCTTTTTTAGAGGAAGTTAAAAAATATAAAGTGAAATGTATTTTGTTCAATAATGTGTTGATGTATATCGATCAAGAACAACGAAAAAAGCTTTGTAAAATATTGTATGAAATTTTGGAGAAAGATGGTTATTTAATTGTAACTAATTCTTTTATTTTTCCGCCAGCTCCAGATCCGGTAGAGAGTTACTATAGACCAAATCCATCTAAATTATATCAAGATTTATTTCAAAATTTTGAATTGGAAGATGCTAGAGAAATTACAACAGGATATAGTTTTTATCAACAATTGAAGGATAAACCAAGGTTAATTCCGATTAAATTAATACGAATTTTTCTTCCTTTTTATAAATTCCAAGATTGGAGATTTATGATGAAGTATTATTTGAAATATTTTAAGCGAAATTATTCTGCTTCTTGTTTACTGTTACAAAAGAAATAA